A genomic region of Oryza glaberrima chromosome 1, OglaRS2, whole genome shotgun sequence contains the following coding sequences:
- the LOC127779832 gene encoding putative pentatricopeptide repeat-containing protein At3g01580 — protein sequence MTMLSILVRNFAGNTSSKFNKVALLKLSRWLSGSIPNTNSLSSKKHNFDKSALLFQGCADVRFLKKIHANVFTHGLCWDVILGSKILSCYANLGALHESRLVFQKIVNDDISLWNSAMVDYFRAGYPEEVIILYKRLKLNQIGLNGKTITFVMKSCTELKNLYLGKGVHADSLKLALSGNKFVGSSLIGLYSKFSKMNDSRGVFEEIINKDIVAYTSMITGYSETVDSIAWNAFEIATDMLQNNLEVNRVTLVSLLQIAGNLGALQEGKSLHCYSIRRAIGVSDDILETSIVNFYTRCGAYQSAATVLQNSKGTVASWNALLSGLNRAGQSFNAIQYLPVMLHEHKVTPDSVTFANVLSACAELCYFCFAASIHAYFIRRFIPMDVVLTTALIEVYTKCTRVMRSKYLFDQLIIKDVVSYNAMIYGYLQNDMANEATSLLNYMMAEGVAPDFATVLSLLAAFADQRDLVRGRWIHGFAIRHGFCSDVDVENQILYMYSACGKIAAARAIFDSLEKKNLVSWTAMMKGCLSNGHADEVVQLFQVMQKYGEKPDSVSLVTAVQAVSDLGHLNGLKQIHCFVYRSLLEKDKITANSLISAYAKCGKLDLSAGLFFSLKYRNLDTWNAMISAYAMHGFHINVLEMFKQMEEENIQPDELTFSTVLTACSHAGLVKDGWRIFNSMTSVYSVLPQEEHYGCMVDLLGRAGHLEDGYKFIKLSTLKDKSTIFCALLSACRTHGNTRLAHAISKELLEHGPQNPGIYALISEVYAQEGQWNEVANTKARADLSGLKKHPGSSLIESMEQGMS from the coding sequence ATGACGATGCTATCAATTCTTGTGAGGAATTTTGCTGGAAACACTAGTTCAAAGTTCAATAAAGTTGCACTGCTGAAGCTGAGTAGGTGGCTATCAGGATCCATTCCCAACACAAATTCATTATCTAGCAAGAAACATAATTTTGACAAGTCTGCTCTGTTGTTCCAAGGCTGTGCAGATGTTAGGTTTCTAAAGAAGATCCACGCTAATGTTTTCACACATGGACTTTGCTGGGATGTGATTCTTGGCTCTAAGATTCTGAGTTGTTATGCTAATTTAGGTGCATTGCATGAGTCAAGGCTTGTTTTTCAGAAAATTGTAAATGATGATATTTCCCTGTGGAATTCAGCCATGGTTGATTATTTTAGAGCAGGTTATCCGGAGGAGGTTATAATTTTGTATAAGAGATTGAAATTGAACCAGATTGGTCTCAATGGGAAAACTATTACTTTTGTTATGAAAAGCTGCACTGAGCTTAAGAATCTGTACTTGGGTAAAGGAGTGCATGCAGATTCACTTAAGCTTGCTCTGTCTGGGAATAAATTCGTCGGCTCCTCCCTCATTGGCTTATACTCCAAGTTTAGCAAGATGAATGATTCACGTGGAGTGTTTGAAGAGATCATCAACAAGGACATTGTTGCTTACACTTCGATGATCACTGGTTATTCAGAAACTGTGGATTCAATTGCATGGAACGCATTTGAAATTGCCACTGATATGCTGCAGAACAACTTGGAAGTAAACCGTGTGACTCTGGTAAGCTTACTGCAAATAGCTGGGAATCTGGGAGCACTTCAGGAGGGTAAATCTCTCCATTGCTACTCCATAAGGAGAGCAATTGGTGTCTCAGATGATATTCTAGAGACCAGCATTGTGAACTTTTATACTCGATGTGGAGCTTATCAGTCAGCGGCTACTGTTCTGCAAAATTCAAAGGGAACTGTTGCTTCATGGAATGCTCTGCTTTCTGGTCTTAATAGAGCTGGACAGAGTTTCAATGCAATCCAGTATTTGCCTGTGATGCTGCATGAGCATAAAGTAACTCCAGATTCTGTCACTTTTGCAAACGTGCTTTCAGCCTGTGCTGAGCTATGCTATTTTTGCTTTGCTGCTAGTATTCATGCCTACTTCATAAGAAGATTTATACCTATGGATGTTGTTTTGACCACTGCACTTATTGAGGTGTACACCAAATGCACAAGAGTCATGAGATCGAAGTATCTCTTTGATCAACTTATTATTAAAGATGTTGTATCCTATAACGCGATGATTTATGGTTACCTACAAAATGACATGGCCAATGAGGCCACCTCATTACTCAATTACATGATGGCAGAAGGTGTTGCTCCAGATTTTGCAACTGTTCTTAGCCTGCTTGCTGCTTTTGCTGACCAAAGAGATTTAGTTAGAGGGAGATGGATCCATGGTTTTGCAATTAGGCATGGGTTTTGTTCAGATGTGGACGttgaaaatcaaattctatATATGTATTCAGCCTGCGGAAAAATTGCAGCAGCAAGGGCTATATTTGACTcattggaaaagaaaaacttggtTTCATGGACAGCCATGATGAAAGGTTGCTTATCCAATGGACATGCAGATGAGGTGGTTCAATTATTTCAAGTGATGCAAAAATATGGGGAGAAACCTGATTCTGTTTCTCTTGTAACTGCAGTTCAGGCTGTTTCTGATCTTGGACATCTAAATGGTCTAAAACAAATTCATTGTTTTGTTTACCGTTCCTTGTTGGAGAAAGATAAGATTACTGCTAATTCATTGATAAGTGCATATGCCAAGTGTGGAAAGCTGGATTTGTCAGCAGGTTTGTTCTTTAGTTTGAAATATAGAAACTTGGATACTTGGAATGCAATGATCAGTGCTTATGCAATGCATGGATTCCATATTAACGTGCTTGAAATGTTCAAGCAaatggaagaagaaaacattCAGCCTGATGAGTTAACATTCTCCACTGTGCTTACTGCTTGCAGCCATGCTGGTCTTGTCAAGGATGGTTGGCGTATTTTCAATTCCATGACCTCAGTATATTCAGTTCTTCCACAGGAAGAGCATTACGGTTGCATGGTTGACTTGTTGGGTCGTGCTGGGCATCTAGAAGATGGATACAAATTTATAAAGCTATCTACCTTAAAAGATAAATCCACTATATTTTGTGCTCTGCTCTCTGCTTGCAGAACTCATGGAAATACACGACTTGCACATGCTATTAGCAAAGAGCTCCTTGAGCATGGACCTCAGAATCCAGGTATTTATGCTTTGATTTCAGAAGTATATGCTCAGGAAGGGCAGTGGAACGAAGTTGCTAATACAAAGGCCAGAGCTGATTTAAGTGGGTTAAAGAAACATCCTGGTTCTAGTTTGATTGAATCAATGGAGCAAGGAATGTCCTGA